In Ralstonia pseudosolanacearum, the DNA window GCCACCGTGGCGACGCCGCTGGAGCGTTCGCTCGGGCGCATCGCCGGCATCACGGAGATGACCTCGCAGAGCGCGCTGGGCTCGACGCGCGTGACGCTGCAGTTCGACCTGTCGCGCGACATCGACGGCGCCGCGCGCGACGTGCAGGCCGCCATCAACGCCTCGCGCAGCCTGCTGCCCTCGGGCCTGCCGAGCAACCCGACCTACCGCAAGGTCAACCCGGCCGACGCGCCGATCATGATCCTGGGGCTGACCTCCGACACCAAGTCGCGCGGCGAGCTGTACGACGCGGCCTCGACCATCCTGGCGCAGAAGCTGTCGCAGATCACGGGCGTGGGGCAGGTCAACATCGGCGGCGCGTCGCTGCCCGCGGTGCGGGTGGAGCTGAACCCGACGGCACTGAACAAGTACGGCATCTCGACCGAGACCGTGCGCACCGTCATCACCGCCACCAACGCCAACAAGCCCAAGGGCATGCTGGAAGCCGGCAACCGCGTCTGGACGCTCTACGCCAACGACCAAGCCAGGCACGCCGACGAGTACAAACCGCTCATCATCGCCTACCGCAACGGCGCGCCCGTGCGCCTGTCGGACGTGGCCGAGGTGACCGACAGCGTGCAGGACATCCGCAACTACGGCTCGGCCAACGGCAAGCCCTCGGTGCTGCTGATCATCAACCGGCAGCCGGGCGCCAACATCATCGACACGGTCGACCGCATCAACGCCATCCTGCCCTACCTGCGCAACACCATCCCCGCCCAGATCAACCTGGACGTGATGATGGATCGCACGCCCACCATCCGCGCCTCGCTGCGGGACGTCGAGCGCACGCTGATGCTGTCGATCGGGCTGGTCATCATGGTGGTCTACCTGTTCCTGCGCAACCTGCGCGCCACGCTCATCCCCAGCGTGGCGGTGCCGGTGTCGCTGATCGGCACCTTCGGCGTGATGTACCTGTGCGGCTACAGCCTCGACAACCTCTCGCTGATGGCGCTGACGGTGGCCACCGGCTTCGTGGTCGACGACGCCATCGTGGTGCTGGAGAACGTCTCGCGCCACATCGAGAACGGCATGCGGCCGATGCAGGCCGCGCTCAAGGGCGCGCGCGAGGTCGGCTTCACGGTGGTGTCGATGAGCTTTTCGCTGATTGCCGTGTTCATTCCGCTGCTGATGATGGGCGGCATCGTGGGGCGGCTGTTCCGGGAGTTTGCGGTCACGCTGTCGGTGGCGATCCTGGTGTCGCTGGTGGTCTCGCTGACCACCACGCCGATGATGTGCGCACGCCTGCTCAAGCCCGCCAGCGAGGAAGAGCCCAGCTGGTTCCACCGCAAGACCGAGGGCTTCTTCAACCTCCTGCTCGACGGCTACCGCCATTCGCTGGCGTGGGCGCTGCGCCGCAGCTGGCTGACGCTGCTGATCCTGCTGGCCACGGTGTGCCTGAACGGCTACCTGTACGTCGTGGTGCCCAAGGGCTTCTTCCCGCAGCAAGACGTGGGCCGCCTGATGGGCTTCATCCAGGCCGACCAGGCGATCTCGTTCCAGGCCATGCGGACCAAGCTGGCCGATTTCATCCACATCGTCCAGCAGGACCCGGCGGTGGAGAACGTGGTCGGCTTCACCGGCGGCAGCCAGATCAACAGCGGGCAGATGTTCATCCAGCTCAAGCCGCTGGCCGAGCGCAAGCTGTCGGCCGACCAGGTCATCAACCGCCTGCGCGGCAAGCTCGCGCGCGAGCCCGGCGCCAACCTGTTCCTGCAGGCCGTGCAGGACATCCGCATCGGCGGCCGCCCCAGCAACGCCCAGTACCAGTACACGCTGCAGGCCGACAACCTCGAAGAGCTGCGCACCTGGGAGCCGAAGATCCGCCAGGCGCTCATGCAGATCAAGTCGCTGGTCGACGTCAACACCGACTCGCAGGACAAGGGCCAGCAGACCGCGCTGGTGTTCGACCGCGACAAGGCGATGGCGATGGGCATCACGCCCAAGGACATCGACAACGCGCTCAACAACGCCTTCGGCCAGCGCCAGGTGTCGACCATCTACAACCCGCTCAACCAGTACCGGGTCGTGATGGAGGCCGCGCCGCAGTACTGGCAGAACCCGGAGGGGCTGCGCGACATCTACCTGATCACCGCGTCGGGCGCCCAGGTGCCGCTGTCCACCTTCTCGCACTACGGGCCGACCAACACGCCGCTGGCGGTCAACCACCAGGGCCAGTTCGCCGCCAGCACGCTCTCGTTCAACCTGGCGCCCGGCGCCTCGCTGTCGGCCGCCACGCAGCAGATCCAGGACGCCATGAACCGCATCGGCGTACCGACCACGGTGCACGGCAGCTTCCAGGGCACGGCGCGGGCGTTCCAGGATTCGCTCTCAAGCCAGCCGGTGCTGATCCTGTTCGCGCTGATCACCATCTACATCGTGCTGGGCGTGCTGTACGAGAGCTACGTGCACCCGATCACGATCCTGTCGACGCTGCCGTCGGCGGGGGTGGGCGCGCTGCTGGCGCTGATCGTCACGGACACCGACTTCTCGGTCATCGCGCTGATCGGCGTGATCCTGCTGATCGGCATCGTCAAGAAGAACGCGATCATGATGATCGACTTCGCACTGGAGGCCGAGCGCAGCCAGGGCATGAGCCCGGCGGACGCCATCTTCCACGCCTGCGTGCTGCGCTTCCGCCCGATCCTGATGACGACCATGGCCGCGCTGCTGGGCGCGCTGCCGCTCGCGCTCGGCCACGGCGACGGCGCGGAGCTGCGCCAGCCGCTGGGCATCTCCATCGTCGGCGGGCTGCTGGTCAGCCAGATCCTGACGCTCTACACCACGCCGGTGGTCTACCTGGCGCTCGACCGGCTGCGCCTGCGCCGCGGCGGCCGCATCAAGGACGCACCGCTGCCCGCACTGGATTCGCAAGGAAGCTGAACATGACAAGAGGCACCCACGCCCTCCGCACCTCCCCCCTGCTGCTGCGCGCGATGGCGCTGGCCGCCTGCGCGCTGATGACGGCCTGCGCCGTCGGCCCCGACTACAAGCGCCCGTCGGCCGACGTGCCGCAGCAATACAAGGAAACCGCCGGCGACTGGAAGATCGGCACGCCGAGCGACGCCATCGCCCGCGGCAAGTGGTGGGAGATCTTTGGCGACGCGCAGCTCAACGCGCTCGAAGAGCAGGTGGCCGCCGCCAACCAGAACATCCTGGTGGCCGAGGCGCAATACCGCCAGGCACAGGCGCTGGTGCAGTCGGCGCGCGCGCAGTTCTTCCCGACCATCAGCGCGAGCGCCTCGGCCAGCCGCAGCCGCTCGGTGCGCACCACTACCAATGCCGACGGCAGCGTCTCGACCGGCTCGCCGAGCATCAGCAACGCCCAGAGCCTGACGCTCGACGCCAGCTGGGAGCTGGACCTGTGGGGCCGCATCCGCCGCACGGTGGAGTCCAACAAGGCCAGCGCCGACGCCAGCGCCGGCGACCTGGCCTCGGCGCTGCTCTCGGCCCAGGCGACACTCGCGCAAGACTACTTCCAGCTGCGCGTCACCGATATGCAGAAGGCCGTCCTGCGGCGCACCGTGGCCGACTACGAGCGCTTCCTGCAGCTGACGCAGAACCAGTACGCGGTCGGCGTGGCGCAGCGCTCCGACGTGCTCACCGCGCAGACGCAGCTCAAGCAGACCCAGGCGCTGCTGCTCGACGCCGAGGTCACGCGGGCGCAGTTGGAGCACGCGATCGCCGTGCTGATCGGCAAGTCGCCCTCGGCGTTCTCGCTGGCGCCGGTCAGCGCCGCAACCGCGCAGGAACTGCCGCCGCTGCCCGACATTCCGCTCGAGATCCCGTCGACGGTGCTGGAGCGCCGGCCCGACATCGCCGCGGCCGAACGGCGCGTGGCGCAGGCGAATGCCAATATCGGCGTCGCCAAGGCAGCCTATTTCCCGACCCTCACGCTGGGCGCCTCCGCCGGCCTGTCGGCCAATACGCTGTCGCGGCTGGCAACGCTGCCCAGCCGCATCTGGTCGATCGGCCCGACGCTGGCCGCCACCCTGTTCGAGGGCGGCGCCCTCAACGCGGCGGTGAGCAAGGCCGGCGCCGCCTACGATGCGGCCGTCGGCACCTACCGCCAGACCGTGCTCGGCGCCTTCCAGGACGTCGAGGACAACCTCGCCGCGCTGCGCTGGCAGGCTCAGGAATTCGACGTGCAGAGCGATGCCGTCCAATCCGCCCAGGAAGCGGCCCAGCTCGACCTCAACCGCTACCGCGCAGGCACCATCAGCTTCCTCGAGGTCATCACCGCCCAGGCCACCGCCTACACCGCGGAACGGACGCTGCTGACGCTGCAGGGCAAGCGCTATTCGGCCGCCGTGCTGCTGGTCAAGGCGCTGGGCGGCGGCTGGCATGGCGAAGTCCCGGCGGTGGGCCCGGCCGCCGCCCGGGCGGCATCCGCCACCGCGCCCGCGCAATAGCCGCCGCCCGGCCCCGGGCAACCCCGCGCGTTGCAGCACCGACAATGCCCCCTTGAGGGGTAGGCTGCACGCTGCCCGTCGGATCGACCTATAATCGTCAGAATTTTTTTCAGTTTTGCCCCTGGCGACTGACGGGGCAGAGGATGTTCGCGGCACCGGGCGCGCGGTTTGCGTGCGGGCCGTGTCATGCCGGCCGTCGGCACCTGGCCGGCCCGCTGTTTGCTTGCCGCCATGTCCGCCGCGCGCGTGGCCGGCTGTTGACGTACCCGTGCAATTCCCGCGCGCTACACAACCACCGTCAAGCTCTCTCTGATGACCCGATCCGCGCTTCCCTGTTCCGCCAAACTGCTGGCTGCCGCCGTCTCCGCCGCCACGCTCCTCGCCGCCGCCCCGGCCCAGGCCGATCCGTCCGTGCGCGCCATCTACGGCCGCGACAACCGCCACGGCATCGAGAAATACGGCGTCGACATCGATTTCGACTCCGGCTTCCACTGGGGCAACCCGCAGGGCTGGTTCCTGAACCTGGACTGGGAAATCGCGCTCGGCCAGTGGCGCTCGACCAAGGGCACCAACCGCCAGAACCTGACCGAATTCGGCGTGACGCCGCTGTTCCGCCTGGAGAAGCGCGGCGGCTCGTGGGTGCCGTTCATCGAGGCCGGCATCGGCCCGCGCCTGCTGTCGCATACCCGCACCTCGGACGAGCACAACTTCAGCACGGCCTTCCAGTTCTCCGACATGATCGGCGTGGGCGTGGCCTTCGGCAGCAAGCAGCAGTTCGAGATGGGCTACCGCTTCGAGCACCTGTCGAACGCCAGCATCAAGCGCCCGAACCCGGGCACGGACCTGAACGAGCTGTACCTCCGCTACACCTTCTGAGCCGGTCCGCACACCGCTCAAACAAAAACGGCCTGCCGCAGTGGCAGGCCGTTTGACTTTGGGCGCTCAGCGCGCGTCCGCATCGGGATCGGGACCGCGCTTGCGCATGCTCATCAGGCGCTCGTAGTTGAGCGAGGCATGGAAGCCGAAACCGTTTCCGCCCGCACGCTTGACTTCGTACATCGCGGCGTCGGCGCAGCGGATCAGTGTCTGGGCATCGCGCCCGTCCGACGGGTACAGCGCCACGCCGGCGCTCACGCCCATCGACAGCACATGCCCCTCCACCCGGAACGGCGCCTGCAGCTGCTCGATCAGCCGCTCGACGGTCTGCTCGACATCGTCCCGCGTCTGGCAGTGCGTAAGCACGGCGACAAACTCGTCGCCGCCCAGCCGCGCGACGGTGTCCGAGGCGCGCAGGCCGCTGCGCAGGCGCATGGCCGTGGCCTTGAGGACCAGGTCGCCGACCCCGTGGCCGTATTCGTCGTTGACCGGCTTGAAGCGGTCCAGGTCGACGAACACCACGGCGACCAGGCTGCCGGCGCGGCGGGCAGCCTGGATGGCAACGAACAGCCGGTCGCGCAGCAGGCGGGCATTGGGCAGGTCGGTCAGCGGATCGTGCAGGGCGAGATGGTGCGCCTGATCCAGCATGGCGCGGCGCCGGGTGACGTCCTGCAGCGTGCCGCTCACGCGCACGGGGATCCCGAGGGCATCGCGCTGGGTCACGCGCCCGCGCGCCGACATCCAGACCCACTGGCCCTCCTGGTTGCGCAGGCGCTGCTCGACCTCGAAGCTGTCGGCGTCGCCGCGCAGGTGCCGATAGATGCGGCGCACGCTCAGGGCGGCATCCTGCGGATGCACCATGGCGAACCAGTCCTGCGGATCGGTCGACAGCTCGTCGTGCGCATAGCCGAGCATCTCGGCGGTCCGGCGGTTGAAAGAGACATGGCGCACCCGCATCGACCAGTCGAACGTGCCGAGCCCGGCGCCGTCGAGCACATAGGCCAGCCGCTGCTCGGACGCCCGCAGCGATTCCAGCGCCAGGCGCCGCGCCGTCACATCCTGCACCTGGACGATCAGGTGCCCGTCCTGGCCATCGCCCGGTTCCGAGCGCGCCAGCGCGAGATCCGCCTGCACCCACACGGTGCTGCCATCCGGCCGGACGAAGCGGGTCTCGAGCGACAGGGCATCCTGCTCGCCGGCCAGCAGGGCTTCGACCCGTTCGCGGGTGCGGTCAGCGTAGTCGGGGTGGCAGAGGTCGAACAGGTCGCGCGCGCGCAGCGCCTGGGCTTCGTGCCCGGTCAGCGCGCACAGTGCACGGTTCACATCGAGGAAGCGACC includes these proteins:
- a CDS encoding multidrug efflux RND transporter permease subunit: MNLSATFIARPVATALLTIGVALAGMAAFNLLPVSPLPQVDFPTISVNASLPGASPETMAATVATPLERSLGRIAGITEMTSQSALGSTRVTLQFDLSRDIDGAARDVQAAINASRSLLPSGLPSNPTYRKVNPADAPIMILGLTSDTKSRGELYDAASTILAQKLSQITGVGQVNIGGASLPAVRVELNPTALNKYGISTETVRTVITATNANKPKGMLEAGNRVWTLYANDQARHADEYKPLIIAYRNGAPVRLSDVAEVTDSVQDIRNYGSANGKPSVLLIINRQPGANIIDTVDRINAILPYLRNTIPAQINLDVMMDRTPTIRASLRDVERTLMLSIGLVIMVVYLFLRNLRATLIPSVAVPVSLIGTFGVMYLCGYSLDNLSLMALTVATGFVVDDAIVVLENVSRHIENGMRPMQAALKGAREVGFTVVSMSFSLIAVFIPLLMMGGIVGRLFREFAVTLSVAILVSLVVSLTTTPMMCARLLKPASEEEPSWFHRKTEGFFNLLLDGYRHSLAWALRRSWLTLLILLATVCLNGYLYVVVPKGFFPQQDVGRLMGFIQADQAISFQAMRTKLADFIHIVQQDPAVENVVGFTGGSQINSGQMFIQLKPLAERKLSADQVINRLRGKLAREPGANLFLQAVQDIRIGGRPSNAQYQYTLQADNLEELRTWEPKIRQALMQIKSLVDVNTDSQDKGQQTALVFDRDKAMAMGITPKDIDNALNNAFGQRQVSTIYNPLNQYRVVMEAAPQYWQNPEGLRDIYLITASGAQVPLSTFSHYGPTNTPLAVNHQGQFAASTLSFNLAPGASLSAATQQIQDAMNRIGVPTTVHGSFQGTARAFQDSLSSQPVLILFALITIYIVLGVLYESYVHPITILSTLPSAGVGALLALIVTDTDFSVIALIGVILLIGIVKKNAIMMIDFALEAERSQGMSPADAIFHACVLRFRPILMTTMAALLGALPLALGHGDGAELRQPLGISIVGGLLVSQILTLYTTPVVYLALDRLRLRRGGRIKDAPLPALDSQGS
- a CDS encoding AdeC/AdeK/OprM family multidrug efflux complex outer membrane factor; translated protein: MTRGTHALRTSPLLLRAMALAACALMTACAVGPDYKRPSADVPQQYKETAGDWKIGTPSDAIARGKWWEIFGDAQLNALEEQVAAANQNILVAEAQYRQAQALVQSARAQFFPTISASASASRSRSVRTTTNADGSVSTGSPSISNAQSLTLDASWELDLWGRIRRTVESNKASADASAGDLASALLSAQATLAQDYFQLRVTDMQKAVLRRTVADYERFLQLTQNQYAVGVAQRSDVLTAQTQLKQTQALLLDAEVTRAQLEHAIAVLIGKSPSAFSLAPVSAATAQELPPLPDIPLEIPSTVLERRPDIAAAERRVAQANANIGVAKAAYFPTLTLGASAGLSANTLSRLATLPSRIWSIGPTLAATLFEGGALNAAVSKAGAAYDAAVGTYRQTVLGAFQDVEDNLAALRWQAQEFDVQSDAVQSAQEAAQLDLNRYRAGTISFLEVITAQATAYTAERTLLTLQGKRYSAAVLLVKALGGGWHGEVPAVGPAAARAASATAPAQ
- a CDS encoding acyloxyacyl hydrolase, with protein sequence MTRSALPCSAKLLAAAVSAATLLAAAPAQADPSVRAIYGRDNRHGIEKYGVDIDFDSGFHWGNPQGWFLNLDWEIALGQWRSTKGTNRQNLTEFGVTPLFRLEKRGGSWVPFIEAGIGPRLLSHTRTSDEHNFSTAFQFSDMIGVGVAFGSKQQFEMGYRFEHLSNASIKRPNPGTDLNELYLRYTF
- a CDS encoding diguanylate cyclase domain-containing protein; amino-acid sequence: MLEDHHLYKAAIEHSPIGIGLCAPEGRFLDVNRALCALTGHEAQALRARDLFDLCHPDYADRTRERVEALLAGEQDALSLETRFVRPDGSTVWVQADLALARSEPGDGQDGHLIVQVQDVTARRLALESLRASEQRLAYVLDGAGLGTFDWSMRVRHVSFNRRTAEMLGYAHDELSTDPQDWFAMVHPQDAALSVRRIYRHLRGDADSFEVEQRLRNQEGQWVWMSARGRVTQRDALGIPVRVSGTLQDVTRRRAMLDQAHHLALHDPLTDLPNARLLRDRLFVAIQAARRAGSLVAVVFVDLDRFKPVNDEYGHGVGDLVLKATAMRLRSGLRASDTVARLGGDEFVAVLTHCQTRDDVEQTVERLIEQLQAPFRVEGHVLSMGVSAGVALYPSDGRDAQTLIRCADAAMYEVKRAGGNGFGFHASLNYERLMSMRKRGPDPDADAR